A part of Thermofilaceae archaeon genomic DNA contains:
- a CDS encoding GH116 family glycosyl-hydrolase translates to MRETPQGSPGHSKLPCFTYEGSRAPMASFPLGGIGTGCVGLAANGRLVDWEIFNRPSKGGLNGFTHFAVKAVAEGRVIDARVMEGTPPPPYTGSGRGFGFGLERESLAGLPHFKEAVLEGTYPIARIDFVDPDFPGKVRVTAFNPFIPLDDFNSSIPAAFFEIEIENTVGAAVEYTVCLSAQNPAPPGRTVNEYREVEGVKLILMSPQGVDERSSEWGQLAIATDAPEVSYQEYWYRGSWFDSLQVFWREFSSPGRLRNRRYERPSAGVRDHASLAAHLRLNPGERGVVRFLIAWYYPNFRNYWNPEPGRDVWRNYYAAIFHSVIDVVRHCFRNWSWLHGKTREFRDCLFSSTYPPHVLDAVSANLSILKSPTVIRLEDGSLWGFEGCSVDSGCCEGSCAHVWRYAFAPLYLFPSLDRSMWGLHLRYSVSGDGRMTFRLPLPPGRPWPFPHAAVDGQYGCLLRAYAYWKLTGDEEWLRELWLTLKRMVEYAWSESNADAWDRDGDGVIEGRQHNTFDVELFGPNPWLTGLYLAALKAAAEMAEHVGDKEAEGEYLRLFESGKRWVEEHLFNGEYFVQLIDLSDRSLLERFSASDPGVIEAYWDGEHREMKYQLGPACFIAQVEAQFYANLFGLGEVLDRGKVRRALESIYRYNFTSVRHHPNPCRIYALGDERGVVNCAWPKGGKPVIPIPYAEEVWSGLEYVFAAHLIQEGFVEEGLEVVKAVRERYDGVKRNPWSEIECGSNYARSLSSYALLLALSGFEWDGRRGELSFNPKTPDAEFGTFWCTGRAWGYLLASRGFCELSVRYGELELKVLRVATLKGIGVRRALVNGEPVEFEPLEGGARFPKPLLLREGDVLRIEG, encoded by the coding sequence GTGCGCGAAACGCCCCAGGGCTCGCCGGGCCACTCCAAGCTACCCTGCTTCACTTACGAGGGTAGCAGGGCCCCGATGGCCTCGTTCCCGCTTGGTGGCATCGGTACAGGCTGCGTAGGGTTGGCGGCCAACGGGCGACTCGTCGACTGGGAGATCTTCAACAGGCCGAGCAAGGGCGGTTTAAACGGCTTCACCCACTTCGCCGTCAAGGCCGTTGCTGAGGGCAGGGTTATCGACGCGCGAGTGATGGAGGGCACCCCTCCGCCGCCCTACACTGGGAGCGGGAGGGGGTTCGGCTTCGGGCTTGAGCGGGAGAGCCTAGCCGGCCTACCGCACTTCAAGGAGGCCGTTCTCGAGGGCACGTACCCCATCGCGCGCATCGATTTCGTCGACCCCGACTTCCCGGGAAAAGTTCGGGTGACGGCCTTCAACCCGTTCATCCCCCTTGACGACTTCAACTCCAGCATTCCCGCGGCCTTCTTCGAGATCGAAATCGAGAACACGGTGGGCGCAGCCGTGGAGTACACCGTCTGCTTGAGTGCGCAGAACCCGGCTCCGCCAGGGAGGACCGTCAACGAGTACCGCGAGGTTGAGGGGGTCAAGCTGATCCTGATGAGCCCCCAGGGCGTTGATGAGAGATCGTCGGAGTGGGGGCAGCTGGCGATCGCCACGGACGCCCCCGAAGTGAGCTACCAGGAGTACTGGTACAGGGGTTCCTGGTTCGACAGCCTGCAGGTCTTCTGGAGGGAGTTCTCCTCGCCGGGGAGGCTCCGCAACAGGAGGTACGAGAGGCCCTCGGCCGGGGTCAGGGATCACGCCTCCCTCGCCGCGCACCTCCGGCTGAACCCGGGCGAGAGGGGGGTGGTCAGGTTCCTGATCGCCTGGTACTACCCGAACTTTAGGAACTACTGGAACCCCGAGCCCGGCAGGGACGTCTGGAGGAACTACTACGCCGCGATCTTCCATAGCGTGATCGACGTCGTCCGGCACTGCTTCAGGAACTGGAGTTGGCTCCACGGCAAGACCCGCGAGTTCAGGGACTGTCTCTTCTCCTCCACCTACCCCCCGCATGTTCTGGACGCTGTCTCCGCGAACCTCTCGATCTTGAAGTCGCCGACCGTGATCAGGCTGGAGGACGGCTCGCTGTGGGGCTTTGAGGGTTGCAGCGTCGATTCAGGCTGCTGCGAGGGCAGCTGCGCCCACGTGTGGCGCTACGCTTTCGCCCCCCTATACCTTTTCCCGAGCTTGGATCGGTCGATGTGGGGCCTCCACCTGAGGTACAGCGTGAGCGGGGACGGGCGCATGACCTTCCGGCTCCCCCTGCCGCCGGGTAGGCCCTGGCCCTTCCCCCACGCGGCCGTCGACGGCCAGTACGGCTGCCTGCTCCGCGCCTACGCGTACTGGAAGCTGACGGGGGATGAGGAGTGGTTGAGGGAGCTCTGGCTAACCCTGAAGAGGATGGTCGAATACGCGTGGTCCGAGAGCAACGCCGACGCGTGGGATCGCGACGGGGACGGCGTGATAGAGGGTAGGCAGCACAACACCTTCGACGTCGAGCTCTTCGGCCCGAACCCTTGGCTCACCGGGCTTTACCTGGCCGCGCTGAAGGCTGCGGCGGAGATGGCGGAGCACGTGGGCGACAAGGAGGCGGAGGGGGAGTACCTGCGGCTCTTCGAGTCGGGGAAGAGGTGGGTTGAGGAGCACCTATTCAACGGCGAGTACTTCGTCCAGCTGATCGATTTGAGCGACAGGAGCCTACTCGAGAGGTTCTCCGCCAGCGATCCCGGCGTGATCGAAGCCTACTGGGACGGCGAGCACCGCGAGATGAAGTACCAGCTGGGCCCCGCCTGCTTCATAGCACAAGTTGAGGCGCAGTTCTACGCGAACCTCTTCGGCCTGGGCGAGGTGCTGGATAGGGGCAAGGTGAGGAGGGCGCTCGAATCGATCTACAGGTACAACTTCACCAGCGTGCGCCACCACCCCAACCCCTGCAGGATCTACGCGCTCGGCGACGAGAGGGGCGTCGTCAACTGCGCGTGGCCTAAGGGGGGCAAGCCGGTCATACCGATCCCCTACGCGGAGGAGGTTTGGAGCGGCCTCGAGTACGTCTTCGCCGCCCACCTAATACAGGAGGGCTTCGTCGAGGAGGGGCTCGAAGTCGTGAAAGCCGTCAGGGAGAGGTACGATGGGGTGAAGAGGAACCCGTGGAGCGAGATCGAGTGCGGCAGCAACTACGCGAGATCGTTGTCCTCCTACGCGCTCCTCCTCGCGCTGAGCGGCTTCGAGTGGGACGGCAGGCGCGGCGAGCTGTCCTTCAACCCGAAGACCCCGGATGCGGAGTTCGGCACTTTCTGGTGCACGGGTAGAGCGTGGGGCTATCTGCTTGCTTCAAGAGGTTTCTGCGAGCTGAGCGTGCGGTACGGCGAACTGGAGCTGAAAGTCCTCCGC